Proteins encoded in a region of the Megalops cyprinoides isolate fMegCyp1 chromosome 3, fMegCyp1.pri, whole genome shotgun sequence genome:
- the LOC118774823 gene encoding myelin proteolipid protein-like isoform X2, whose translation MGCYDCCVRCLAGIPYASLVATLLCFLGVALFCGCGHVALSETEKLIETYFARNQQDYIILSNFVEYFQYAIYGLAAFFFLYCILLLAEGFYTTSAVRQTYGDFRSTRCGRCVSTTFVVVTYILTVIWLVVFAFSGLPVYFLYNMSFTCHTINLLAEATTSLTQHSWVCIDARQYGLLPWNATPGKVCGMTLVAACKTKEFFLTFDLYIAAFAGAGITLLALFVYVIATTYNFAVLRFLGRKGIGPR comes from the exons ATGG GTTGTTATGACTGCTGCGTCCGCTGCCTGGCGGGGATCCCCTATGCCTCTCTGGTGGCCACCCTGCTGTGCTTCTTGGGCGTGGCCCTGTTTTGTGGCTGTGGACATGTGGCACTGAGTGAGACCGAGAAGCTCATTGAAACATACTTTGCCCGTAACCAGCAGGACTACATTATCCTGTCTAACTT TGTTGAGTATTTCCAGTACGCTATCTACGGCCTGGCCGCATTCTTCTTCCTCTACTGCATCTTGTTGCTGGCCGAAGGCTTCTACACCACCAGTGCTGTAAGGCAGACCTACGGGGACTTCAGGAGCACCAGATGTGGCCGCTGTGTCAGCACAACG TTTGTGGTGGTGACATACATACTAACTGTCATCTGGCTAGTGGTGTTTGCCTTCTCGGGACTGCCTGTCTACTTTTTGTACAACATGTCATTCACCTGCCACACCATTAACCTGTTGGCCGAAGCCACAACAAGTCTCACCCAGCACAGTTGGGTCTGCATTGATGCTAGGCAGTATG GATTGCTACCCTGGAATGCAACCCCAGGGAAGGTGTGTGGAATGACCCTGGTGGCTGCCTGCAAAACTAAGGAG tttttcctgacctttgacctctacATAGCTGCTTTTGCTGGAGCTGGGATTACCTTGCTAGCTCTG TTTGTCTATGTGATTGCCACCACCTATAACTTTGCAGTCTTGAGGTTTCTTGGCAGGAAGGGCATAGGCCCACGTTAG
- the LOC118774823 gene encoding myelin proteolipid protein-like isoform X1, which produces MIPSKKPWLLGTSGCYDCCVRCLAGIPYASLVATLLCFLGVALFCGCGHVALSETEKLIETYFARNQQDYIILSNFVEYFQYAIYGLAAFFFLYCILLLAEGFYTTSAVRQTYGDFRSTRCGRCVSTTFVVVTYILTVIWLVVFAFSGLPVYFLYNMSFTCHTINLLAEATTSLTQHSWVCIDARQYGLLPWNATPGKVCGMTLVAACKTKEFFLTFDLYIAAFAGAGITLLALFVYVIATTYNFAVLRFLGRKGIGPR; this is translated from the exons ATGATTCCTAGCAAAAAGCCCTGGCTTCTTGGAACCTCAG GTTGTTATGACTGCTGCGTCCGCTGCCTGGCGGGGATCCCCTATGCCTCTCTGGTGGCCACCCTGCTGTGCTTCTTGGGCGTGGCCCTGTTTTGTGGCTGTGGACATGTGGCACTGAGTGAGACCGAGAAGCTCATTGAAACATACTTTGCCCGTAACCAGCAGGACTACATTATCCTGTCTAACTT TGTTGAGTATTTCCAGTACGCTATCTACGGCCTGGCCGCATTCTTCTTCCTCTACTGCATCTTGTTGCTGGCCGAAGGCTTCTACACCACCAGTGCTGTAAGGCAGACCTACGGGGACTTCAGGAGCACCAGATGTGGCCGCTGTGTCAGCACAACG TTTGTGGTGGTGACATACATACTAACTGTCATCTGGCTAGTGGTGTTTGCCTTCTCGGGACTGCCTGTCTACTTTTTGTACAACATGTCATTCACCTGCCACACCATTAACCTGTTGGCCGAAGCCACAACAAGTCTCACCCAGCACAGTTGGGTCTGCATTGATGCTAGGCAGTATG GATTGCTACCCTGGAATGCAACCCCAGGGAAGGTGTGTGGAATGACCCTGGTGGCTGCCTGCAAAACTAAGGAG tttttcctgacctttgacctctacATAGCTGCTTTTGCTGGAGCTGGGATTACCTTGCTAGCTCTG TTTGTCTATGTGATTGCCACCACCTATAACTTTGCAGTCTTGAGGTTTCTTGGCAGGAAGGGCATAGGCCCACGTTAG
- the LOC118775760 gene encoding zinc finger protein 185-like, with translation MSQDAFSEPMTEFHPCLHSKLETCSDLPPSLESASQNAEASDSETKKGFVFVKEYVNTTELSKHNTAGAENDKGCVGTSACKCCGDPVRSDGRIIIEHLNVFYHPNCFKCGVCAKPMGDLLYSMFLRGAVVYCETCYPGLS, from the exons ATGTCGCAAGACGCTTTTTCAGAGCCAATGACAGAGTTTCATCCTTGTCTCCACAGCAAGCTAGAGACATGCAGTGACCTGCCACCCTCATTGGAGAG tgccagccagaatGCTGAAGCCTCAGACTCGGAGACAAAGAA gggttttgtgtttgtgaaggagTATGTCAACACTACAGAGCTgtccaaacacaacacagcgGGTGCTGAGAACGACAAAGG CTGTGTTGGCACTTCTGCCTGTAAGTGCTGTGGGGATCCAGTGCGGAGCGATGGCAGGATCATCATAGAACATCTCAATGTTTTCTACCATCCCAACTGCTTTAAG tgtggggtgtgtgcTAAGCCAATGGGGGACCTGCTGTACTCCATGTTCCTGCGCGGAGCAGTGGTCTATTGTGAGACCTGCTACCCCGGCCTCTCATAG